TGCGCGTCATTTCATTCCGCCATGAGCAGAACGCCGGCAACGCCGCCGCCATCGCCGGCTTCATGACGCAAAGGCCCGGCATTTGCCTGACGGTGTCCGCCCCCGGCTTCCTCAACGGCCTGACCGCGCTGGCGAACGCCACCACCAATTGCTTTCCGATGATCCTCATCAGCGGCTCCAGCGAACGCGAGATCGTCGATCTCCAGCAGGGCGATTACGAGGAGATGGACCAGTTGGCCATTGCCAAGCCGCTCGCCAAAGCCGCCTTCCGCGTGCTGCACGCCCAGGATATCGGCGTCGGCGTCGCGCGCGCCATCCGCGCGGCCGTCTCCGGCCGTCCCGGCGGCGTTTACCTCGACCTGCCGGCCAAGCTGTTCGTCCAGGGCATGGATGCGCAGGCCGGCAGGAAATCGCTGATCAGGGTGATCGATCCGGCGCCGCGCCAGATCCCGGCCCCGGACGCGGTGCAGCGCGCCCTTGACCTGCTCAAGAGCGCCAAGCGTCCGCTCATCCTGCTGGGCAAGGGCGCCGCCTACGCCCAGGCCGACGCGGATATTCGCGCCCTGGTCGAGAAGACCGGCATCCCCTACCTGCCCATGTCGATGGCCAAGGGCCTGCTTCCGGACACGCACCCCCAGTCCGCGGCTGCCGCCCGCTCGTACGTGCTGCCCGAGGCCGATGTGGTGATCCTGGTCGGCGCCCGCCTGAACTGGCTGCTCTCGCAGGGCAAGGGCAAGACCTGGGGCGCCAAGGACCCCAAGGCGTGGGGCGGCCAGAAATTCATCCAGATCGACATCTCGCCGCAGGAGATGGACAGCAACGTCCGTATCGATGCCCCGCTGGTCGGCGACATCGGTTCCTGCGTGTCCGCGCTGCTCGCCGGCATTGGCGACGATTGGGCCCAGCCGCCCATGGAGTGGCTCTTCGCCATCGCCGAGCGCAGGAACAAGAACCTGGCCAAGATGGCCGAGACCCTGGCCAAGGATCCGGTGCCGATGAATTTTCACAGCGCGCTGAACGTGGTGCGCGACATCGTCAGGGCCAATCCGGACGCGATCCTCGTCAACGAGGGCGCCAACGCGCTCGACTTCACCCGCAGCATCGTGGACATGTACAAGCCGCGCAAGCGCCTGGACGTCGGCACCTGGGGCGTGATGGGCATCGGGATGGGCTTTGCCGTCGCGGCCGCCGTGGTGAGCGGCGGGCAGGTGATCGCGATCGAGGGCGACAGCGCCTTCGGCTTCTCCGGCATGGAAGTCGAGACCATCTGCCGCTACAACCTGCCGGTCTGCGTGGTCATCATGAACAACAACGGCGTCTACCGGGGCAACGAAGTCAATCCGACCGGTGGTGCCGATCCGGCGCCCCTGGTGTTCGTGAAGGGGGCACGTTACGAGAAGCTGATGGAGGCCTTCGGAGGCGTGGGCGTGCACGTGACGACCCCGGCCGAGCTGCGCAAGGCCATGGAAGAAGCCATCCGCTCGCGCAAGCCCACACTCATCAATGCCGTCATCGATGAATCCGCCGGCACCGAAAGCGGCCGCATCACGAACCTGAATCCGAAGAGCGCAGGGAAGAAATAGCGCTTCGAGGGGACGCGAGAGAGAAAAAATTCTAATATGAACGATCGGGCGCGCCGCCCAAGGGGGCGTCCGGACGAACGGTCGCAAGCGCCGTTCATCGTCCGCCGGGAAACCGCATCGAGAGGAACAGCATGGAAGCATTGAAGGGCGTACGCATTCTGGACATGACCCACGTGCAGGCAGGCCCCACGTGCTCGCAACTGCTCGCGTGGATGGGCGCGGACGTGATCAAGTTCGAGCCCCCGCAGGGCGACGCGACGCGCGGCCAGCTGCGCGACATCCCCGGCGCGGACAGCCTGTATTTCACGATGCTCAACTGCAACAAGCGCTCGATCACGGTCAACATGAAGAGCGCCGAGGGCAAGGCGGTCTTCGTGGACCTGCTGAAGAAGTGCGACATCATGATGGAGAATTTCGGCCCCGGCGTCCTCGAGCGCCTGGGCTTCACCTGGGACAAGATCCACGAGATCAACCCGAAGATCGTCGTGGGATCGATCAAGGGCTTCGGGTCCTCGGGCCCCTATGCGGACTTCAAGGCCTATGAGAACGTGGCCCAGGCGATGGGCGGGGCGATGAGCACCACGGGCGTTCCCGACGGGGCTCCGTTCGTTACAGGCGCGCAGATCGGCGACTCGGGCACCGGCCTGCACCTGGCCATCGGCCTGCTCGCGGCGCTGCGTCAGGCCGACCGGACGGGGCAGGGCCAGTACGTCGAGGTTGCGATGATGGATGGCGTCATGAACCTGTGCCGCGTCAAGTTCCGCGACCACCAGCGGCTCACGCGCCAGGCCCTCGCGGAGTATTCCGTTCCCACCTACCAGGGCATGGGCGACGTCCCGCGCGCCGGCAACGATTCCGGCGGCGGCCAGCTCGGCAATGCCATCCACTGCAAGCCCCACGGCGCCAACGACTGGCTCTACGTGGTGGTGCAGGAGGCGGTCTGGACCGCTCTCGCGAACCGCATCGGCCCGGACGTGCACGTGCCCGATCTCGCGAGCGATCCGCGGGTGGCGACCATTGCCGAGCGGCGCAAGAACCAGAACCTGGTGTGGACGCTGCTCAACAAGTTCGCCGAGCAGTACACCAAGCGCGAGCTGATGGCGATCCTCAATCCCCTGGACGTTCCCTGCGGCCCCATCATGTCCACGGAGGACCTCGCCACCGACGAGCACATCCGCGGCCGCGACATGTACGTGGAAATCGACCACCCGCAGCGCGGCAAGTGGTTCAACGTCGGCATGCCCATCAAGCTCTCGGCCTCGCCCGCGAAAATCGAGCGAAGCCCGCTCCTGGGCGAGCACACCGACGACGTGCTGAAGAACGTGCTCGGCTACGACGACGCGAAGATCGCCGCCATGAAGACGGCGGGCGCGTTCTCCGCTCCCCCCAAGAAGGTTGCGTAGCAGAGTTACGCTGCCCGAAGACGTCGGACACGGATGAACACGGATGAACACGGATAAGGGCAAGTGAGTGTCGGGAAGCACCATCGACGGTTGCCGACCGACATGCGATCAATACGTCATGAGCCTTAATCCGCCTTTATCCGTCGTTATCCGTGTTCATCCGTGTTCCAAAGGTTTACTTCCCGGATAACTCCCCATGCGCATCGCAATTGTCGGTCAGCAGGATTTCGGCAAAGCCGTCCTTGAAGCCTTCCTCGCCCGCGGAGACACGGTCGCGGGCGTGTTCTGCGCCCCGGAGAAGGAAGGTGCGAAGCCCGATCCCATGAAGGTCACGGCAACCGAGAAGGGGCTCGAGGTCTTCCAGTTCGCCTCCCTCAAGGCGCCGGAAGCCGCGGCCGCGATGAAGGCGCTCGACGCCGACATCGGCATCATGGCCTTCGTGCTGCAGTTCGCGCCGCAGGGATTCGTGAACATTCCGAAGCACGGCACCATCCAGTTCCACCCCTCGCTCCTGCCGAAGTACCGCGGTCCCAGCTCGATAAACTGGCCGATCGCCAGGGGCGAGACGAAGACGGGCCTCACGATCTTCCGCCCCTCCGATGGCCTCGACGAGGGCCCGGTGATCCTGCAGAAGCAAACGCCCGTCTCGGAGAACGACACGCTCGGCACGGTCTATTTCGACCGCCTTTTTCCCCTGGGCGTGGCGGCGATGCTGGAAGCGGCCGACCTCGTGGTCGCCGGCAAGCACAAGGAAAGCGTTCAGGACGAATCGCAGGCCTCCTACGAGGGCTGGTTCCGCGCGGGCGAGGCGAAGATCCACTGGAACAACCACGTGGACACCATCCACGACACGATCCGCGGGTCCGACCCGGCGCCCGGCGCGTGGACCACGATCGGTGGCAAGAAGCTTCAGCTCTTCGGCTCGAAGAAGCACCTCGTGCGCACCTTCGGCGCCGTGAGGGGAAAGATCGGCGAGATCACCGAGGTCGGCGCGGAGTCGATCCGCATCACCGCGCAGGGCGGCCAGGTCGAGATCGCCAAGGTGAAGCCGGAGGAGGGCAAGAAGATGTCCGCGGCCGAGTGGGCGAAGTCCGCGGGCGTCGGCCCCGGGACGATCCTGGGAAGCTGAGCTGCTCGCCCTTCGCCCCGCAACGCCCCGCGCCTGCGGGGCGTTGCATTTGCGCGGTATGCTGCGAGACGAAGAAACGACGAAACCCAAGGAGATGAAAATGCCCCACGCAATCCGAATCCACAAGAACGGCGGTCCCGAAGTCCTGCAGTGGGAAGAAGTCACCATCGGTGAACCCGGCCCCAATGAAGCCCGCATCGCGAACAAGGCGATCGGTCTCAACTACATCGACACCTACCACCGCACCGGCCTTTATCCCATGCCCATGCCCTCCGGGCTGGGCCTCGAGGGCGCGGGCGTCGTGGAAGCGGTCGGCCCGGGCGTAACCGAGCTCAAGGCGGGCGACCGCGTGGCCTACTGCAACGGGCCCATCGGCGCGTACGCAGAGAAGAAGATGCATCCCGTCGAGCGCCTGGTGAAGATTCCCGACGGGATCTCCTTCGAGCAGGCCGCCTGCATGATGCTGCAGGGCCTCACCGTCCAATACCTCTTCCGCCGCACCTATACGCTGAAGGCCGGCGAGACGATCGTCTTCCACGCGGCCGCGGGCGGCGTGGGCCTCATCGCCAGCCAGTGGGCAAGAGCGCTGGGCGTGCACATGATCGGCACCGTGAGTTCCGACGAAAAGGCGAAGCTCGCCACCGACAACGGCTGCGAGCATATCGTGATCTACACGAAGGAGGACTTCGTCGCGCGCACCAAGGAGATCACCGGCGGCAAGGGCGTTCCCGTCGTCTACGATGGCGTCGGCAAGGACACCTTCATGAAGTCGCTCGACTGCCTGCAGCCGCGCGGCATGATGGTGAGCTTCGGCAACTCCTCCGGCGCGGTCGAACCGCTGAATCTCGGCATCCTCGCGGCCAAGGGTTCGCTCTACGTGACGCGGCCGACCCTCATCACGCACACTACGCCGCGTGCCGCCCTCATGGCTGCCGCCGACGAGCTCTTCGGCCATGTGCTCGCCGGGCGAATCAAGATCAACCCGCGGCAGTCGTACCCGCTCAAGGATGCGGCGCAGGCTCACCGCGACCTCGAGGCCCGCAAGACCACGGGCTCCACCATCCTGGTGCCGTGATACCGCGGCGGGCGGGCCGCCGAATCGCGATCGGCGTCGCGGCCCTGGCCCTCGCGGGGCTCGCCACCGTCATCGCCGGATCCGCCATGGGCCTCTTCTCGGGAAAGCGACCCGCAGACCTCGGTCTTCACGACGGGAAACTGCGCGGCGGCGACTGGCGACCCAACTGGGTCTCCTCCCGGGCGCCGGCGAGCGACGTGACGCACTACATCGCGCCATTGTCTTTTTCAGGGGATGCGACAGATGCGTGGAAGTCGCTCGAGGAAATCATTCGCACCACGCCGCGCGCGAACGTGATCACCCGCGATGCGCGCTACATGCACGTCGAGTTCTTCTCGAAGGCGATGGGCTTCGTGGACGACGCCGAGTTCGCGCTCGATGCGGCGGCAGGCGTGATCCACGTCCGCTCCTGCGCGCGGCTGGGCGTGCGCGACTTCGGCGTCAACCGCGATCGAGTCGAAGCCCTTCGCGCGGAGCTGTCGAAAAGGCGCTGATCAGAAGGCGATGCCCAGGGACGTGATGACGATCTGGTCCGCCGAACCGGGGTTGAACCAGTAGGCGCCGAGCGTGAACTCGCCCAGCGAAACCTGGGCGAAGCCCCCGCGCTGCAATTCCCGATCGCCGCCATAAATCCGCGTGCGCTGCGCCACGATTCCCGCGCGCAGCCATTCGGCGGGACGAAAGCCCAGTTCGCTCCAGGCGTAGGTGTAGCTCGCTTCCCGTTCGTTGCGGTCGCGGACGTATTCGGCCTCGACGTAGAAGTCGAACCGGCCGGAGGAAACGCTCGCC
The sequence above is a segment of the Betaproteobacteria bacterium genome. Coding sequences within it:
- the oxc gene encoding oxalyl-CoA decarboxylase; the protein is MATVNDPVVSGQSAAQAPDPAGSGQVIANAQPQDMTDGFHLLIDALKLNGIDTIFGVPGIPITDLTRKAQAEGLRVISFRHEQNAGNAAAIAGFMTQRPGICLTVSAPGFLNGLTALANATTNCFPMILISGSSEREIVDLQQGDYEEMDQLAIAKPLAKAAFRVLHAQDIGVGVARAIRAAVSGRPGGVYLDLPAKLFVQGMDAQAGRKSLIRVIDPAPRQIPAPDAVQRALDLLKSAKRPLILLGKGAAYAQADADIRALVEKTGIPYLPMSMAKGLLPDTHPQSAAAARSYVLPEADVVILVGARLNWLLSQGKGKTWGAKDPKAWGGQKFIQIDISPQEMDSNVRIDAPLVGDIGSCVSALLAGIGDDWAQPPMEWLFAIAERRNKNLAKMAETLAKDPVPMNFHSALNVVRDIVRANPDAILVNEGANALDFTRSIVDMYKPRKRLDVGTWGVMGIGMGFAVAAAVVSGGQVIAIEGDSAFGFSGMEVETICRYNLPVCVVIMNNNGVYRGNEVNPTGGADPAPLVFVKGARYEKLMEAFGGVGVHVTTPAELRKAMEEAIRSRKPTLINAVIDESAGTESGRITNLNPKSAGKK
- a CDS encoding methionyl-tRNA formyltransferase: MRIAIVGQQDFGKAVLEAFLARGDTVAGVFCAPEKEGAKPDPMKVTATEKGLEVFQFASLKAPEAAAAMKALDADIGIMAFVLQFAPQGFVNIPKHGTIQFHPSLLPKYRGPSSINWPIARGETKTGLTIFRPSDGLDEGPVILQKQTPVSENDTLGTVYFDRLFPLGVAAMLEAADLVVAGKHKESVQDESQASYEGWFRAGEAKIHWNNHVDTIHDTIRGSDPAPGAWTTIGGKKLQLFGSKKHLVRTFGAVRGKIGEITEVGAESIRITAQGGQVEIAKVKPEEGKKMSAAEWAKSAGVGPGTILGS
- a CDS encoding quinone oxidoreductase, which encodes MPHAIRIHKNGGPEVLQWEEVTIGEPGPNEARIANKAIGLNYIDTYHRTGLYPMPMPSGLGLEGAGVVEAVGPGVTELKAGDRVAYCNGPIGAYAEKKMHPVERLVKIPDGISFEQAACMMLQGLTVQYLFRRTYTLKAGETIVFHAAAGGVGLIASQWARALGVHMIGTVSSDEKAKLATDNGCEHIVIYTKEDFVARTKEITGGKGVPVVYDGVGKDTFMKSLDCLQPRGMMVSFGNSSGAVEPLNLGILAAKGSLYVTRPTLITHTTPRAALMAAADELFGHVLAGRIKINPRQSYPLKDAAQAHRDLEARKTTGSTILVP
- the frc gene encoding formyl-CoA transferase, which codes for MEALKGVRILDMTHVQAGPTCSQLLAWMGADVIKFEPPQGDATRGQLRDIPGADSLYFTMLNCNKRSITVNMKSAEGKAVFVDLLKKCDIMMENFGPGVLERLGFTWDKIHEINPKIVVGSIKGFGSSGPYADFKAYENVAQAMGGAMSTTGVPDGAPFVTGAQIGDSGTGLHLAIGLLAALRQADRTGQGQYVEVAMMDGVMNLCRVKFRDHQRLTRQALAEYSVPTYQGMGDVPRAGNDSGGGQLGNAIHCKPHGANDWLYVVVQEAVWTALANRIGPDVHVPDLASDPRVATIAERRKNQNLVWTLLNKFAEQYTKRELMAILNPLDVPCGPIMSTEDLATDEHIRGRDMYVEIDHPQRGKWFNVGMPIKLSASPAKIERSPLLGEHTDDVLKNVLGYDDAKIAAMKTAGAFSAPPKKVA
- a CDS encoding DUF1499 domain-containing protein, giving the protein MGLFSGKRPADLGLHDGKLRGGDWRPNWVSSRAPASDVTHYIAPLSFSGDATDAWKSLEEIIRTTPRANVITRDARYMHVEFFSKAMGFVDDAEFALDAAAGVIHVRSCARLGVRDFGVNRDRVEALRAELSKRR